A genomic region of Zea mays cultivar B73 chromosome 6, Zm-B73-REFERENCE-NAM-5.0, whole genome shotgun sequence contains the following coding sequences:
- the LOC114711031 gene encoding uncharacterized protein LOC114711031 gives MFHPSSSSSPPNYSDLSMHHAVSFSSAVPTAPTEIPRGGFFHGNGGLLALANVAASAPPPYPSSLPSYYIHGNVSSHFLPLRLQLSSEQLSSTATLSCPSPSASACQLPLPHVPSSPSSSSGDLFEFSAGAMRRVFSTGDLQLDTKQVMNVAASPSPPPLSVHGQDAGGPPFTQKVGRYSAEERREKIERYRTKRNQRNFHKKITYACRKTLADSRPRVQGRFARNAETQAEAVAGHEREAASDNSSYEHCHHSDLTTANSYDVQCRESGKTTTLDDGKWWWETPVAAPAAANEHHQYQQQQLQLQLLDFDMDMDMDMDGEDLWASLADMCSGT, from the exons ATGTTCCATCCTTCATCCTCCTCGTCGCCACCCAACTACAGTGACCTCTCCATGCACCACGCAGTGAGCTTCTCCTCTGCTGTGCCCACAGCTCCAACTGAGATTCCTCGCGGGGGGTTCTTCCATGGCAACGGTGGCTTGCTAGCACTTGCCAATGTTGCTGCATCAGCGCCGCCTCCCTACCCCTCCTCCCTGCCTTCCTACTACATACATGGGAACGTCAGCTCGCATTTCCTCCCTCTTCGCCTCCAGTTGTCGTCTGAACAGCTCAGCAGTACTGCCACCTTGTCTTGCCCGTCTCCTTCAGCTTCGGCGTGCCAGTTGCCTCTTCCCCATGTCCCTTCTTCCCCTTCCTCATCCTCCGGTGACCTTTTCGAGTTCAGCGCTGGAGCCATGCGGCGTGTCTTCAGTACTGGTGACCTCCAG CTTGATACGAAGCAGGTGATGAATGTCGCGGCGTCTCCATCACCGCCACCACTTTCAGTACACGGCCAAGATGCCGGAGGGCCTCCTTTCACTCAGAAGGTTGGCCGTTACAGCGCTGAAGAACGCAGGGAGAAGATCGAGCGTTACCGTACGAAGCGTAACCAGAGGAACTTCCACAAAAAGATCACG TATGCCTGCAGGAAGACGCTGGCGGACAGCAGGCCCAGGGTGCAGGGCCGCTTCGCGAGGAACGCCGAGACACAGGCCGAGGCGGTTGCAGGCCACGAGAGGGAGGCCGCCTCAGACAACAGCAGCTACGAGCACTGCCACCACAGCGACCTCACCACCGCCAACAGCTACGACGTCCAGTGCAGGGAAAGTGGCAAAACCACGACATTGGACGACGGCAAGTGGTGGTGGGAAACGCCGGTGGCCGCTCCAGCTGCAGCCAATGAGCACCATCAgtatcagcagcagcagctgcagctgcagcttcttgatTTTGACATGGACATGGACATGGACATGGACGGCGAGGATCTGTGGGCCAGCCTGGCTGACATGTGCTCAGGAACCTGA
- the LOC103630447 gene encoding Protein NETWORKED 2A — MLQRAASNAYSWWWASHIRTAQSKWLETTGGEMEDRVKSMLELIGADGDSFGKKAELYFQSRPELINHVEEMFRSYQALADRFDRISSELHKANHTIATVFPDHVQFSMQEGDGEEFPKAIGGIDLSNFKFPTLEGLSMGSQSASRGTSPVPKRGTKPHRRVTTNMNEEKAQEEIDKLQKQILALQTEKEFLKTTYDSALGKYLDIEKQVAELQDEVCNLQDAFSTGVAIEDNEARALMAAQAIISCEDTLVNLQDQKNRMTEEAKVELRRANEAIEKLKSFKNECELPHAPMNVHDHYEIELVNALPLDDADDSALNESRLDLQEICQTVKDIIESYPELSVAELAEKVDRLVEKVINLELATTSQNAHINRMKIEIDGLHERLHALEQDNVALAVDSSNLADRLRIVEEMLQEVQQIWKSIRNGSENICKQMTEATHELTEFIETLHSPKQEISDFVDSLRDSKGDASLEDDSGLTSLYVQNEPSKSLRVATSEIEKYEETSEGLVAQKQLVPKESEGEGKIILEDYASVLQSYKNTEQKLSEIEKRNQDYHLEAMSELKELKSVNARKDEEIHSLRHMLSSLQKKMSASIIESLEKSEETSKISAITTTEDKEIAKSEQTSKISTSPTTEDKEIAEIEEYIKQWQVDEPLASSVAEEKFRVEIDRVLGENLNFWLRFSTLYHQIRNFQISFDMLKTEMHRMTDEQEDEGIYGFAGSYQVAKLESAVLEKKLRDLNTDLQVWIERNVRLKGELENRFSSLCSIQEDISKITTLDKCDEVHFNPFQAAKFQGEVLNMKQENNKVAKELEAGLDHVRGLQVELGRVILKLRENLKVSIARSHRTQQNFRTLSTKGGVPLRAFLFGSKSKRPSLFSCMPGVHKQHSGSKAGRG; from the exons ATGCTGCAACGCGCGGCGAGCAACGCCTACTCCTGGTGGTGGGCGTCGCACATCCGCACCGCCCAATCCAAGTGGCTTGAAACAACCGGCGGCG AGATGGAGGACAGGGTGAAGTCAATGCTCGAGCTCATTGGGGCCGACGGCGATTCGTTCGGCAAGAAGGCCGAACTCTACTTCCAAAGCCGGCCAGAGCTCATCAATCACGTGGAGGAGATGTTTAGATCCTACCAGGCCCTTGCCGACAGGTTTGATCGCATATCCAGTGAGCTGCACAAGGCCAACCACACCATTGCCACTGTGTTTCCGGACCATGTACAGTTCTCAATGCAAGAGGGGGATGGTGAGGAGTTCCCGAAGGCAATCGGTGGGATTGATCTCAGCAACTTCAAATTCCCTACGTTGGAAGGCTTGTCCATGGGCTCGCAGAGCGCGAGTAGGGGCACCAGTCCGGTCCCCAAGAGGGGGACCAAGCCACACCGAAGGGTCACCACAAACATGAACGAGGAGAAGGCGCAGGAAGAGATAGACAAGCTCCAGAAACAAATCCTGGCACTACAGACCGAGAAAGAGTTCTTGAAGACTACTTATGACAGCGCACTAGGCAAGTATCTAGACATTGAGAAACAGGTGGCCGAGTTGCAGGATGAGGTCTGCAATTTGCAAGATGCTTTCAGCACTGGTGTAGCCATTGAAGACAATGAAGCTCGAGCATTGATGGCTGCACAAGCCATTATATCATGTGAGGATACGTTGGTGAACTTGCAGGACCAGAAAAACAGAATGACTGAAGAGGCGAAGGTGGAGCTCCGACGAGCCAATGAGGCAATTGAAAAGCTGAAAAGCTTCAAGAATGAATGTGAGCTGCCTCATGCACCAATGAATGTACATGATCACTATGAAATAGAACTGGTCAATGCACTGCCCCTCGATGATGCTGATGATTCTGCTCTGAACGAGAGCAGGCTTGACCTCCAGGAAATATGTCAAACAGTAAAAGATATAATCGAATCTTATCCTGAACTATCAGTTGCAGAATTAGCGGAAAAGGTTGATCGACTTGTGGAAAAGGTGATCAACCTTGAACTTGCTACTACTTCACAGAATGCTCACATCAATAGAATGAAGATTGAGATAGATGGACTTCATGAGCGCCTGCATGCTTTGGAGCAAGACAATGTAGCTTTGGCTGTTGATTCTAGTAACTTGGCTGACAGGTTGAGGATAGTTGAAGaaatgctgcaagaagtacaacaAATTTGGAAGTCTATACGAAATGGGTCCGAGAATATTTGTAAACAAATGACTGAAGCCACCCATGAACTTACTGAATTCATTGAAACATTACATTCTCCTAAGCAAGAAATCAGTGACTTCGTGGATTCATTGCGAGACTCCAAAGGCGATGCTTCTCTGGAAGATGATTCAGGACTAACAAGTCTGTATGTGCAAAATGAGCCATCCAAATCTTTACGTGTCGCTACAAGTGAAATTGAGAAATATGAAGAAACCTCAGAAGGTCTTGTAGCCCAGAAACAGCTAgttccaaaagaatccgaaggTGAGGGTAAGATTATATTAGAAGATTACGCATCTGTACTTCAgagctacaaaaatacagagcaaaaGCTTTCGGAAATTGAGAAGAGAAATCAAGATTACCATCTTGAGGCAATGTCAGAACTGAAGGAACTTAAGAGTGTCAATGCAAGAAAAGATGAGGAGATCCACTCGCTTAGGCACATGCTAAGTTCTTTGCAGAAAAAGATGAGTGCCTCTATTATTGAGAGTTTAGAGAAGTCAGAAGAAACATCCAAGATAAGCGCCATTACTACTACAGAAGACAAAGAGATTGCTAAGTCAGAACAAACATCCAAGATAAGCACCAGTCCTACTACAGAAGACAAAGAAATTGCTGAGATAGAGGAATACATTAAGCAATGGCAAGTTGATGAACCGCTAGCTTCTTCGGTTGCAGAGGAGAAATTTAGAGTAGAAATTGACAGGGTGTTGGGGGAGAACTTGAACTTCTGGTTGAGGTTTAGCACATTATATCATCAAATACGGAATTTCCAAATCTCTTTTGACATGTTGAAAACTGAGATGCACAGAATGACTGATGAACAGGAAGATGAGGGCATTTATGGCTTTGCTGGTAGTTATCAGGTAGCAAAGCTAGAATCAGCAGTACTAGAAAAGAAATTGAGGGACCTAAATACAGATCTTCAAGTTTGGATTGAAAGGAACGTGCGATTGAAAGGAGAGCTAGAGAACAGATTTTCATCACTATGCAGCATACAAGAAGACATATCAAAGATTACAACTCTAGATAAATGTGATGAAGTTCACTTCAACCCTTTTCAAGCTGCAAAAtttcaaggagaggtgcttaataTGAAACAAGAGAATAACAAAGTCGCTAAGGAGCTAGAAGCTGGGCTGGACCATGTAAGAGGCCTTCAAGTGGAGCTTGGAAGGGTGATCTTGAAGCTTAGAGAGAATCTCAAGGTATCTATTGCAAGAAGCCACCGAACTCAACAAAACTTCCGGACCCTGTCAACGAAAGGTGGTGTTCCCCTTAGAGCTTTTCTGTTTGGCTCAAAGTCAAAGAGACCATCACTCTTTTCGTGCATGCCTGGGGTGCATAAGCAACACAGTGGTTCAAAGGCTGGGCGTGGATGA